The sequence GTACATAATTCTCCAAGTTTAGGAAATAATCTTTGTAACATATCTCCTAAAGCAGGTAGCTTACTAGTCACATATGCAAATAAAGGTGCTAAAGCTCCATCGTCAGCAAAACCTACTCCTGTTGTATTGTCCGCTATAAGTAATATAATTGCAATTATAGCAGCTAACGATACCACACCCTCTCCAATTTGTTTCCAGTTTGCAATGTGACGCTCTAAAGAGTAAGACCACTTTAAATTTGCATGGTTTGTGATTACTATGTCATTCGGAAGTTCAAAAGGCATATTCTCCGACGTCCCATTAAATCCTCCTTGCATTCCTAAACCTGAACTATTAATATATAGTCCTCCTGATGCTGAAATTTTTCTATCATTATCTGTATACTTTATCCCTGATTTCAATTTCCATGTGGAAATATTTGCATTTTCCCCTGACAATGAAAGGTTTGAGTTAGGAATAAGTTGTCCTAAATTTAGTGTCCAACTTTGGGTACCCGTCCCAGCACCATGTTTAAACACAAGCAAATTTCCTCCTTCATGTGCAGTTACTTCATATGTTCCTCCGTATAAATCTGTTTTATATATCGTAATATCATTACCTATAATATATTTATGTATTACACTTTCATCTATCCAATGCCACGCATCCTTAACTGCTTCTATTCCATCATTTACAATGCTTCCAATCTCTTTAACCCATTTCGGTAATGCACCATCCAAATCTACCAATACCATCGGTGCATTATAACAGTAACTGTAACGGTTCATACTGAACGGCAGATTCAGAAAGCCTGCAATCAAATCCTGTCCTGCGAACCTGCCACTCTCTGCCAGATATTCCCTCGCCTGGGCATAATACGTCCCTGCAGTCTCATCTCTCTGGTATCCCGTATAGCCAAACGGCTGTATCTTCCCCTGGTTCTGATACAGGTCTTCCCCGAAGGCTCCGTATCCATAACTCTCTTTGAGAATTCCGGCACTGTCTTCAATCCGAAGCGGACTTCCCAGTTCGTCCTGAAGGTAATAGTTCCGTTCCCCATTTTCTTCATACGCTGCCACGTTCCCGTCCCAGAAGTATCTCTGGTTTCGGTTTTCCTCTGTCCGCTCCAGGAGGTTATAATACTGTCTGGTCAGGTCCAGGGTATAGGTGATCTGCCGGCTGTTTCCGATTTCCATGCCAATCCTGCTTTGCGGATCCAGTTTCTCCAGCTTCTCTTTTGGAAGGACACCTTCCTGCTTTCCTACCCGGTGTCCCAGTCCGTTGTACTGATACCTTGCCTGTTTTCCTGCCGCATCCACCGCTTCTTCCAGACGGTTGATCGCACCGTAGACATACTGTTTTTTCCATGCCCCGTTTTCTTGAATGCCGGTTAGGTTTCCTCTTTTATCATAACGGTATGCTCTTAGGATCTCTCCATGTTTTTCGCTTACCATCTGGTTCAGGGCATTGTACTGGTAGGACGTCCTTTCCCCGCTTTCTTCTTTCCATGTCCGGTTTCCAAAGGCATCATACCCATACCGGGTCTGCATCTGCCCGTCCTTTTGGATTTCTGACAGCCTGTCCAGTGCATCATAGCTATAGTGGTAGCTGCCACTTTCTTCGGTTAAGCCACGCCGCTCTTTTGTAATTCCGGTTTTATTTCCCAAAAGGTCATACAGATAGGTATAGCGGTCAAGGACGCCTTCTTGATCGCTATGTACCAGTTCTGTCAGCTGGTCTTTTCTGTCGTAAGTGTAGGTGGTCTTTGTTCCATTCGGGAACTGCTTTTTACACAGCCTGCCCATAGGGTCATACGCATAGGTGATGATGCTGTCCCCTTCTTTTAGTTCCGAAAACCGGAGCTGGTCATCATAACCATAGAAGACCGTCTTGCCATCCGGATAGGTCATGCTTTTTCTTTCCCCTGCTTTTCCATAGGTATAGGATACTTCCCTTCCATCCGGGTACTGCACCTTTTGTGCTCTTCCCAGTGCATCATAAACAAACATGGACTTTGCCCTATCCTCTTTGTTAATCTATGTTGAATAAAGGATAAACTTCTATAATTCTTCCAAATCTAGTATGTGGGAGATACGCAACTTTGACATATTGATTGTTTAAATTTTTCTTGTAAAAAAAATTAATACCTTTTACATATTTTCCGTTTTTATCAATTATACTTCCCTCTTGCCATGATTCTATCGCTTTGCTATTTTCTATCATTTTTCCCTCTATAATATGATATTTTCCTTCTATCGCATTAGAAATATCTTTTATACAAGGGTGTAAAAGTAAACAATAGCTAACCAAAACCCAAAATAATAACAAAACTTTTATTGACCATGTCCATAATACAAGGGCCAAAAGAAAAAACATAAATATTCCACAAAATACTCCTATATAAATATAATAAAGCTGTCTTATTGTCTTATCGATTTTTAATATCTTTCTAATCATTTTTTCCATCTGTTTTCTCCATTAAAATTCCAAATTTTAAATGTTTAAGATACTTTACCACCAAATAGTCGCCTTTATTGATTTTTTCTGAAAAAAACATAAGTGTAATTTTTCTTCCTGATGTATCTTCTAAAATTTCAGCAGTCCTCCACGGAACTTTTGAGCTTTTACTATTATTTAATGCAATCCCTGAAGTTACTTCATACCTGTTATTCAATGCGTTACCATAATCTAGAACACACGGTATTATTGCAACAATAAGTTCTACTGTAAGAATAACAAGCCCTACTATTACTAGTACTTTTCTTCTTTTTAATATAAGTCCAACAGATATGATAGAAATAACTATCATACAGATAAATATAATAATAAAAAATATCTTTACCTC comes from Coprococcus phoceensis and encodes:
- a CDS encoding RHS repeat domain-containing protein, encoding MFVYDALGRAQKVQYPDGREVSYTYGKAGERKSMTYPDGKTVFYGYDDQLRFSELKEGDSIITYAYDPMGRLCKKQFPNGTKTTYTYDRKDQLTELVHSDQEGVLDRYTYLYDLLGNKTGITKERRGLTEESGSYHYSYDALDRLSEIQKDGQMQTRYGYDAFGNRTWKEESGERTSYQYNALNQMVSEKHGEILRAYRYDKRGNLTGIQENGAWKKQYVYGAINRLEEAVDAAGKQARYQYNGLGHRVGKQEGVLPKEKLEKLDPQSRIGMEIGNSRQITYTLDLTRQYYNLLERTEENRNQRYFWDGNVAAYEENGERNYYLQDELGSPLRIEDSAGILKESYGYGAFGEDLYQNQGKIQPFGYTGYQRDETAGTYYAQAREYLAESGRFAGQDLIAGFLNLPFSMNRYSYCYNAPMVLVDLDGALPKWVKEIGSIVNDGIEAVKDAWHWIDESVIHKYIIGNDITIYKTDLYGGTYEVTAHEGGNLLVFKHGAGTGTQSWTLNLGQLIPNSNLSLSGENANISTWKLKSGIKYTDNDRKISASGGLYINSSGLGMQGGFNGTSENMPFELPNDIVITNHANLKWSYSLERHIANWKQIGEGVVSLAAIIAIILLIADNTTGVGFADDGALAPLFAYVTSKLPALGDMLQRLFPKLGELCTG